The nucleotide window GCGATGAACCTCATTGAGGTTCCGGTCGAGGGGACGGCGCTCCGCCTCGGCGAGGTGGACCTGCCGCTCACGGAGAGTCAGCGCGGGCAGGTCACCGGTGAGACGGTCACGGTCGGGGTGCGTCCCGAGGATCTGCGAGTCGACGACGGCCAGGGGCTTGAGGTCACGGTGGATCTCGTCGAGGAGCTCGGTGCCGATGCCTATGTCCACGGTCGGACCAACCTGCCCGCCGGAGAGAAGACAGTTGTGGCCCGGGTCGCCGGACGGTCGACGATTCGCCGCGGAGACACCGTTCGGGTGACCCCCGATTCGGCACGCCTGCACCTGTTCGACACCGAATCGGGGCACCGCCTCGAGGAGGGCGAACGTCAGGCCGCGTGAGGGACACACGAACGGCAGAGGCCGTCACGCCGGAGGAAGTCCGCAGCGCCTCAGCCGAGGGATGGGGCGGATCCCACAGTCCGAATCGCACCGCAGAATCAGGCGAAACGGGTTCGCGCGTTTATGATCGATCCATGGTCGATTTCGCACACTCCCCTCGTTCCACCCTCGGTGTCGAATGGGAACTGGCTCTGCTGGACTCGCCGAGCTTGGACCTGACCCCTGCCGCCGAGACCCTGTTGGCGGATGTGGCCGAGCACGCTCCCGAGTTCGAGAAGCACATCGTGGGCGAGATGCTCACGAACACCCTCGAACTCGTCACCGGTGTGCACACCGAGGTCGGGACGGTCGCCGAGGATCTGGCGGCCTCGATCGGGGCGCTGCGGAAGCTCACTGAGGCCCGCGGCGTCGAGCTGATGTCCGCAGGCACGCATCCCTTCGCACAATGGCAGTCGCAGGAAGTCCGTGCCAAGGACCGCTACCTCGAACTCGTCGATCGCACCCAGTGGTGGGGGCGGAACATGCTCATCTTCGGCGTGCACGTCCACGTCGGCATCGACTCCCGCGACAAGGTCCTGCCGATCGTCAACGCCCTGCTCGCCTACGTCCCGCACCTGCAGGCACTGTCTGCATCCTCCCCGTTCTGGGGCGGCACTGACACCGGGTACGCCTCAAACCGGGCGATGATGTTCCAGCAGCTGCCCACCGCAGGTCTGCCCTTCCAGTTCGACAAGTGGTCCGACTACGAGAAGTACGTCGACGACATGCTCACCACCGGCATCATCGATCACATCAACGAGATCCGCTGGGACATCCGCCCCGCCCCGCACTGGGGCACCGTCGAGGTCCGGGTCTGCGACGGACTGCCCACGCTCGAGGAGATCCTCGCGATCACCGCCCTCATCCAGTGCCTCGTCGATGACATGTCCGAGCGCCTCGACGCCGGTGAGACGCTGCCGACGATGCCCGACTGGTTCCATAATGAGAACAAGTGGCGGGCCGCACGCTACGGCATGGACGCGATCATCATCGAAAACGCCGAAGCCGACGAGCGACTCGTCACCGAGTGCCTGGCCGACGAGATCGAGCGTCTCTCACCGGTCGCCGAACGACTGGGCTGCACCGACGAGCTGCACTCGATCACGTCGATCATCGAACGCGGGGTGCCCTACCAGCGTCTGCAGAAGGTCTTCGGCGCCACAGGGTCGCTGACCGAGGTGACTCGTTCGCTCATCGGCGACCTGCGCAACTCGTACCAGTGAGAGGTTGAGTGTGGCCGGATGCGGACGCGGGTTGGCAGGAACTCAGGTCGCAAACGAACATCCGGCCCCGAATCCAGGTCGCAATCGGACATTTCTGAGCGCCAGAAGTATCCGATTGTGACCACTTCTCGCTGAGTCCTGTGG belongs to Brevibacterium spongiae and includes:
- a CDS encoding glutamate--cysteine ligase → MVDFAHSPRSTLGVEWELALLDSPSLDLTPAAETLLADVAEHAPEFEKHIVGEMLTNTLELVTGVHTEVGTVAEDLAASIGALRKLTEARGVELMSAGTHPFAQWQSQEVRAKDRYLELVDRTQWWGRNMLIFGVHVHVGIDSRDKVLPIVNALLAYVPHLQALSASSPFWGGTDTGYASNRAMMFQQLPTAGLPFQFDKWSDYEKYVDDMLTTGIIDHINEIRWDIRPAPHWGTVEVRVCDGLPTLEEILAITALIQCLVDDMSERLDAGETLPTMPDWFHNENKWRAARYGMDAIIIENAEADERLVTECLADEIERLSPVAERLGCTDELHSITSIIERGVPYQRLQKVFGATGSLTEVTRSLIGDLRNSYQ